The sequence GGTCTTCTCCCGGATCTACGCAGCGATCGTCGGCCACGCTCCGGCGCGAACCGGGATCTCGATCAGGTCGGTGATGGACGCGATCGGCGGCGCCCTGCAGCGGCAGGAGAAGAGCCTGATCGTCTGCCTGGACGACGCGAACCTGCTCCACTACAACAACACGCTCGGGGATGTTGTCAACTCCCTGCTCCGGCTGCACCAGGACTATCCCGGCGCCCGGGCGGCGGTCTTTGCGACGGTGAGCGACATGAACCTCGATCTCGCGAGCGATCTGAGCAAATGGGTCCTCTCGCCGTTCCGCCCCTCTGACATCTACTTCCCGCCCTACGACGCCGACGAGATCCGGGGCATCCTCCAGGACCGGATCCGGATTGGGCTCTATCCCGGCGTGTTCTCAGTACAGATGCTGGACCGCATCGTCGAGCAGACGATGGAGTCGGGCGACGTCCGGGTGGGGCTTGACCTGGTGAAGCGGGCGGTGCTGAACGCGGAGTGCGCCGCCCGCACCGAGGTCATCGAGGAGGACATCACGAAGGCCTACGAGCAGGCAAAGCACATCCACCTCGCCTGCACGATCCGGGCGCTCTCAACGGACGAGCGGCTGCTGCTCCAGAGGATCGCGGAGTTGTCGCAGGAACAATCTGGCCCGCTGGTCTCCGGCGCGATCTACGGCCGGGTAGAGGAGACGCCGAAGGTCGGCTACACGGTCTTCTCCCGGCAACTCCGAAAGCTTGACTCGCTGCGATTGGTCGATCTGATCCGGGTGCAGGCCGGCGGGAGGACGAGCGAGGTTGCGCTGCGGTATGAGCCGGAGAAGGTGGTGCAGATCTGCGGGAAGCGGGGTATCGCTGAGGAGTGAGTGGGCAGCATCTGTTCACGATGCTAAAGAT is a genomic window of Methanoculleus bourgensis MS2 containing:
- a CDS encoding ORC1-type DNA replication protein, whose translation is MRTRLLMSDQTLFRSIDVFEIDYAPEFFNYRESQLKDLAYQIRPALEGGRALSAICRGLPGTGKTTSVLRIFAELEQTTKKILPVYVNCQNDRTKYMVFSRIYAAIVGHAPARTGISIRSVMDAIGGALQRQEKSLIVCLDDANLLHYNNTLGDVVNSLLRLHQDYPGARAAVFATVSDMNLDLASDLSKWVLSPFRPSDIYFPPYDADEIRGILQDRIRIGLYPGVFSVQMLDRIVEQTMESGDVRVGLDLVKRAVLNAECAARTEVIEEDITKAYEQAKHIHLACTIRALSTDERLLLQRIAELSQEQSGPLVSGAIYGRVEETPKVGYTVFSRQLRKLDSLRLVDLIRVQAGGRTSEVALRYEPEKVVQICGKRGIAEE